The proteins below come from a single Pseudanabaena sp. BC1403 genomic window:
- a CDS encoding Ycf34 family protein, translated as MCICINCTYVDRCITYHAIEAQHLQPHLTDSPDFEANSPTVNVNIKTTSGDIQMEWDVVGCESFSAEMGKWIKLRPGDLVPT; from the coding sequence ATGTGCATCTGCATCAACTGCACCTATGTCGATCGCTGCATCACCTATCACGCTATTGAAGCACAACATTTGCAGCCGCATCTAACTGATTCCCCAGATTTTGAGGCAAACTCACCAACGGTTAATGTCAATATTAAAACGACATCTGGCGATATTCAAATGGAATGGGATGTTGTTGGTTGCGAAAGTTTCTCGGCAGAGATGGGGAAATGGATAAAATTACGCCCTGGGGATCTTGTTCCCACTTGA
- the ndhO gene encoding NAD(P)H-quinone oxidoreductase subunit O, giving the protein MALKKGTLVRAIREKLENSPEATANDTRWSSYLFETWGEVLEFRGDYVQIKFGKVSTPVIWLHKDQLEEQAA; this is encoded by the coding sequence ATGGCACTGAAAAAAGGCACACTTGTTCGCGCTATTCGCGAAAAATTAGAAAATAGCCCTGAAGCAACGGCAAATGATACACGCTGGTCATCGTATCTATTTGAGACTTGGGGCGAAGTGTTAGAGTTTCGTGGTGATTATGTCCAGATTAAATTTGGAAAAGTATCAACCCCTGTAATTTGGCTGCATAAAGATCAATTAGAAGAACAGGCAGCTTAA
- the surE gene encoding 5'/3'-nucleotidase SurE, whose amino-acid sequence MTIILTNDDGIDAEGIWSLQKATELVFGTKGAIAAPSRQYSGCGHQVTTNEPIAIAKRNEHIYAIAGSPADCVRVAIAHLYSDVKLVLSGINHGGNMGVDVYMSGTVAAVREAAFHNIPAIAISHYQDRRKAFDWDWAAHTTAVVIKQLLEIKLPPQSYWNVNLPHIDPKESKETPEIIFCEKSSQPLPLEFKSDGDRVIYTGRYNLRDRTPNTDVDVCFSGKIAVTQMSI is encoded by the coding sequence ATGACAATTATTTTGACCAATGACGATGGCATTGATGCTGAGGGGATTTGGTCTTTGCAAAAAGCTACTGAACTAGTATTTGGGACTAAAGGCGCGATCGCAGCACCATCCCGCCAATATTCGGGTTGTGGACATCAAGTAACTACCAATGAACCGATCGCAATTGCTAAACGTAACGAGCATATCTATGCGATCGCTGGTTCACCTGCTGACTGTGTAAGGGTGGCGATCGCGCATTTGTATAGTGATGTGAAATTGGTGCTGTCAGGCATTAATCATGGTGGCAACATGGGCGTGGATGTCTATATGTCGGGGACAGTAGCAGCAGTGCGCGAAGCAGCTTTTCATAATATTCCTGCGATCGCTATTTCCCATTATCAAGATCGTCGCAAAGCTTTTGATTGGGATTGGGCAGCACATACAACGGCTGTAGTCATTAAGCAACTTTTAGAAATTAAACTCCCACCACAGTCCTATTGGAATGTCAATTTGCCACATATTGATCCAAAAGAGAGTAAGGAAACTCCTGAAATAATATTTTGTGAAAAGTCGAGCCAACCATTGCCCCTAGAGTTTAAATCCGATGGCGATCGCGTCATCTATACAGGTCGTTATAATCTTCGCGATCGCACTCCAAATACTGATGTTGATGTTTGCTTCTCTGGCAAAATAGCTGTCACACAAATGAGCATTTGA
- the idi gene encoding isopentenyl-diphosphate Delta-isomerase: MNATLQLTQHLEEKVILVDTSDRQIGVAEKLQAHREGLLHRAFSIFVLNSHNQLLLQKRAKHKYHSGGLWTNTCCSHPRHEEQTLLAAHRRLQEEMGFDCELREVFSFIYQAKLDNELTEYEFDHVFVGYSGRSPVLNPEEAEDWKWIDLKILQADIQKNPESYTYWLRDCCDRFITELG; the protein is encoded by the coding sequence ATGAATGCAACATTGCAACTAACTCAGCATTTAGAAGAAAAAGTTATTTTAGTAGATACAAGCGATCGCCAAATAGGTGTTGCTGAAAAATTACAAGCACATCGTGAAGGTCTACTACATCGAGCTTTTTCAATTTTTGTGCTCAACTCACATAATCAACTATTACTTCAAAAACGAGCCAAACATAAATATCATTCGGGTGGACTCTGGACAAATACCTGTTGTAGTCATCCACGCCATGAAGAGCAAACCTTACTAGCCGCCCATCGCCGACTTCAAGAAGAAATGGGTTTTGATTGTGAATTGCGCGAAGTTTTTAGTTTTATATATCAGGCAAAACTAGATAATGAACTAACAGAATATGAATTTGATCATGTATTTGTAGGATATAGCGGTCGCAGTCCAGTTCTCAATCCTGAAGAAGCAGAAGATTGGAAATGGATAGATTTAAAAATTTTACAAGCAGATATTCAAAAAAATCCAGAATCTTATACCTATTGGCTACGCGATTGCTGCGATCGCTTCATTACTGAGCTAGGATAA
- a CDS encoding 2TM domain-containing protein codes for METYSEEQVDQILRYALAKRTNGQNLTKQQIYEIASDMGVSEADFLASVQEWQSTRAVRKEQVEFDKYKKKSLQANVLKYAIVNSFLVTLNLFTSGNIGWAIYPLLFWGLGVALDTWVAYQPESEEYEKQFQKWLRKQKRDQLTAQITYKLTTSLEEWLK; via the coding sequence ATGGAAACTTATTCAGAAGAACAAGTCGATCAGATTCTCCGCTATGCACTTGCAAAGAGAACTAACGGTCAAAACCTGACCAAACAGCAGATATATGAGATCGCCTCAGATATGGGAGTCAGTGAAGCTGATTTCTTAGCGTCTGTGCAAGAGTGGCAATCTACGCGAGCTGTTCGCAAAGAGCAAGTAGAGTTTGATAAATACAAAAAGAAATCTTTGCAAGCAAATGTGTTGAAATATGCGATCGTTAATTCTTTTTTAGTCACACTCAACTTGTTTACCTCTGGCAATATTGGCTGGGCTATCTATCCTCTATTGTTTTGGGGACTCGGTGTAGCGCTGGATACATGGGTTGCTTACCAGCCAGAAAGCGAAGAATACGAAAAACAATTTCAAAAATGGCTTCGCAAACAAAAGCGAGATCAACTGACTGCCCAAATCACTTATAAATTAACCACTAGTCTTGAAGAATGGCTCAAATAA